The nucleotide window AGGAAGGTCGGCAATCTTGATCGACCCGATTCCATCTAGATCATCCTGCCCGAAGGTGAAGCCCATATGGTAGGACATGGGCCGCTCATCCAGATTGGACAGGATTACCGGCGAGTGCTCAGAGGAGATGTCAAAGGTGAAGCGTTTGTGCTGCTTCTGGAAGCGGGTGATGGCAATGGGCAGGAGGCGCTGGGAAATTGCCGGCGTGGCGGCAACGCGGATATGCCCGGCAGCGCCTTCCTTGAGCCGGCCGCACAGGCGTTCGATGGCGACAAGCGAATCATGGGCCCGGTTGACTTCCTCGAACAGGATCCTGGCCTCGGCTGTCGGTGTCAGCCTGCCGCCGGTCCGGTCAAACAGGGGGAAGCCGATTTCCTGCTCTGTCTGTTGCAGGGAGGAGGTCACGGAAGGCTGGGAAACCCTCAGGTTCTTGGCCGCCTTTGTCACCGTCCCGGATGTCATGACGGCATGAAAAACTTCTATCTGGCGAAAACGCATACGTCTGGTTCCTTAAATTACTTCTGAAATAAGTATAACTTGAGACTATGCATTACGCAATATTTTGAATTTGACTAATACAAAAAAATACCTGAAAAATGTGCCGAAGTTGATTGTTGGAGATTATTTTATGGGTCAGGTCTTTTACAGGTCCCCGAAACACACCTATCCCTGCGTAGCACGCGGTCAAGGAGTCTATCTTTATGATACCGCGGGCAAGGCCTATCTTGATGGCAGCGGCGGGGCTGCCGTTTCCTGTCTGGGACATGGTAATGCCGAGGTTATAGAGGCCGTCCGAGAGCAGGTCGGCAAGGTGGCATTTGCCCATACAGCCTTTTTCACCAACGAACCCCAGGAGCAGCTCGCGGCAAAACTCGCGGCCCGGTTCGGCGAGAAAGACGCCCGGGTATACTTCCTGTCCGGCGGGTCCGAGGCCAATGAAACAGCCGTCAAGCTGGCCCGGCAATACTGGTTTGCCCTTGGCCAGACCGAACGCAGTGTCGTCATCAGCCGGGAGCAGAGCTATCACGGCAACACACTTGGCGCCCTGTCGCTCAGCGGCAACCCCGGACGCCGTATCACCTACGGCCCGATGCTGCATGACTGGCCGCGGATTGATCCCTGTTACGCTTATCGTCATCAGGGAGCCGATGAAACGGAACAGGCTTACGGGCAAAGATGCGCGAACGTCCTGGAGACAGCCATCCTGGAAACAGGCCCGGAGAAGGTCGCGGCCTTTATCGCCGAACCTGTTGTCGGCGCGACATTGGGCGTGGTGCCCGCGGCGGAGGGTTATTTCCGCCGGATCCGGGAAATATGTGACAAATATAATATTCTGCTGATCCTCGACGAGGTGATGAGCGGCTGCGGACGAACCGGCAGCTATTTCGCCTTTGAGCAGGAAGGCATTCAGCCGGATATTATTTCCATTGCCAAGGGCCTTGGCGCGGGATACCAGCCCCTTGGCGCGACCATCTGCCGGGCCTTTATCCATGACGCCATTGTTGAGAATACGGGCTCTTTCGCCCATGGCCATACCTATGTGGGACACCCGACAGCCTGTGCTGCCGGTGTCGCCGTGATGGAAGTGATCGAGACACAGGGTCTGCTTGACCGGGCGACAGCGACCGGGGAAAAAATCCGGGCCGGCCTGCGCGAACGTTTCGCAGATTTCCCCCATGTGGGTGATGTGCGCGGCCGGGGTATGTTTATCGGTATTGAACTGGTACAGGATCCGGAGACGAAAGAACCACCGGCGCCGTCCCTGAAACTGCCGGAAAAACTGAAAAATACGGCCATGGACAGGGGTTTGATCTGCTATCCCGGCGGCGGCACCGCCGACGGCTGGAAAGGCGCGCATATCCTGCTGGCGCCCCCCTTCATCTATGAAGACCGGCATGTGGAGGAACTGATCGATAAACTGGATGATGTCATCCGCAGTCAAAAGTATATCTGAAACAATGACAAGTGACTTCAGGGCCTTTGCCCGGGATAAAATCATGATTATGGCGGCGCCCAACGGCGCGCGCCGGACCCATGCGGATCATCCAGCCCTTCCCATGACACCGGGCGAGCTGGCCGAATGCGCCGAACAGGTCATGGCGGCCGGAGCGTCCGTCCTGCACCTTCACGTGCGCAATGATGACGGGTCGCACAGCCTTGATGCGGACCGTTACCGTGCGGCGATCGGCGCCATCCGGGACCGGGTTGGTGACGGACTTGTGTTACAGGCGACCACGGAAGCCGTCGGCATATACAACAGGGACCAGCAGATGGCCATGGTCCGCGACCTTCGACCGGAGGCTGTTTCCCTGGCGCTGCGGGAGCTATGCCCCACTGACGCGGAGGAACAGGAGGCCGGCGATTTTTTCGACTGGTGCGTCCGGGAACAAATCTGGCCCCAGTATATTCTCTATTCCCCGGAAGAGGCAGCCCGCTTTGAACGGCTACGCCGGAAAGGCCTGTTCGGCCAGGAACATCCCTCTGCCCTGTTTGTTCTCGGACGTTACAGCGCAGACCTGACCGGGGATGTACAACAGATTCTATCATTCCTGAATGTTGTGGAAGAGGCGTCCGTCCCCTGGACCTGTTGTTGTTTTGGCCGGACAGAAGCCCAAGCCATGCTGGAAGCTGCCTGCCGCGGCGGCCACACACGGATCGGATTTGAAAATAACCTTGAACTTGAAGACGGTTCCCCTGCCCCCAACAATGCCGCCCTCATCCGTCAACTTGTTGACAGCCTGCCCCTTTCGAACAGGACAGCGGCAAATGCTGATGAGGTGCGATCAATATTTTGCAGTTAGCGCAACAAGAAACGCCAACCGCCTAAGCATCAGAAGAATTTGACACCTATTTGGAGTGGCGCGGCCCGGCCGCAGCTGCAGACAGAAACCATGGACCTGACATTGCGCCGAACATGAAGCCGTTTCAACCAGATAACTGACCAGATGCCCGCCAAGGGTTAAATCCCTGCCGGTTTCATAAGCATTTGCTGCTCGCTGTCCCGAAAAGGAAATGGCTGCGGGGACAACAGCAGAACAAGAACGATCGAGAATACATTACCTTTCTGCAGATTAGTAAGGTTTGGGAAATTTTGGGAAATCTATAATGGTGCCCCCAGTCGGACTCGAACCGACACGGCCGTGAAGCCACTGGATTTTGAATCCAGCGTGTCTACCAATTCCACCACAGGGGCCTTCGACTAATGCGAAAATGTGCAGCGTGGGCTGAATAATACTCAAGGCCAGAGCCGGGTCAACATGGAAATACATTTGAGGATAAAAAAATACTGATTGTTTAGCCCCAATGGGGTATCAATATGCCGACAAAAAAATCAGGCAGGTCGCGGATGTTTAATAAACTCTACAATAAAACCCTCCAATTGGCTGATCGGCCGCATGCACTGACCACGCTGGCCATCATTTCCTTCATCGAGAGTTCCTTCTTTCCCATCCCTCCGGATATTCTTTTGATCCCCATGGTGCTGGCGGCCCCGACCAGGGCCTGGAAAATCGCCTTCGTCTGCACCTTAAGCTCCGTTCTCGGCGGCCTGTTCGGCTATTACATCGGCTACGCGCTGTTCGATGTGGTCGGACAACCGCTTCTTGAGTTTTACGGCTATGAGGAGAAATTCTCAGCCTTCACCGCCAAGTATAATGAATGGGGCGCCTGGATCGTGGCCTTTTTCGGCCTGACACCCTTTCCCTACAAGGTGATTACCATCGCCAGCGGCGTGACACAACTGAGCCTGCCGACCTTTATTCTGGCGAGTGTAATTTCCCGGGCGGTAAGATTCTTCCTGGTAGCGGCACTGCTGCGGAAATACGGCGAACCGATCAAGGCTTTTATCGAAAAGCGCCTCGGCCTGCTGACAACCCTGTTTTTTATCATTCTGTTTGGCGGTTTTATGGCCCTTAAATATCTCTAGGTGCCCCCCTAATCACGGAATATTCAGTTGCACTTTCTGTCGCGGCTTATATTCTGACGTCTAAAGAGCAAGAGGGATATAATATGTCAATACTGACCCGCACCGGCTGCGCCATTATCATGACCATCCGCACCTGTCCTTCCAGGACAGCTATATTGTTTTCCGCCGCCATGCTGGCCGGCGCCTGGAGCTTCGAAGTGTTCGGCGGATACCCCCCCTGTGATCTGTGCTGGACCCAGCGCTACGCCCATATGGGTATCATCGCCCTTGCCCTGTTCCTGATTATTCTGCACCAAATGACCACCATACCGGCCAGGATTCTCGACTTCCTTCTGGTGCCCGCCCTGTTTACGACTGCAGGCATCGGTGCCTATCATGCCGGCGTGGAATATAAATGGTGGCAGGGCCCGACAGATTGTACCGCACAGAGTATCGGCGGCTCCTTTGACCCGGACCAGTTCATGCAGGCCCTGCAGAACGCCCCTATCGTCAGCTGTGATGAAGTGGTCTGGGAGCTGTTCGGCATTTCCATGGCCGGCTATAATTTCCTTTTAACTCTTGGTATGGGCCTGTTAATATTGTTTGCGCTGACCCGGAAAGATAATGGGAAAGAACATGCCTGAAAAACGCAAGACCAAAACCACTGCCGACTGTCGCCTGCCCGGCGACCTGAACCGGGAACAGCTTCTGGCCCGGTTCCTGCGGGTTGACCACGCCGGTGAATATGGTGCCGTGCGCATCTATCAGGGCCAGCTTGCCGTACTTGGCGACAAACACCCAAAAAGCGCCATGATCCGCCATATGAAAGAACAGGAAGATGTGCATCTTGACAGGTTCAACAATCTCCTGAACGAACGAAACGTCCGCCCGACCGCCATCACCCCGCTATGGCATATAGCCGGTTTCGCTCTCGGTGCCGGGACCGCCCTGCTTGGTGAAAAGGCCGCCATGGCCTGCACCGAAGCGGTGGAAGAAGTCATCGACCAGCATTATTCGGCCCAGATTGAACAACTGGGCGATGAAGAAAAAGATCTGGCTGAAGAGCTTGAAAAATTCCGTCAGGAAGAAGCGGAGCACCATGACCTTGCCGTCGAAAACGGCGCCCGGGAAACCCCCGGCTACACTCTGTTATCCGGCATGATCAAACTTGGCTGCCGCACCGCCATCAAAATAGCAGAGCGCATCTAGGTCGGATCAGCTTTCCAGTTCGGTATCCCAGTATAAGAAATCCCGCCAACTCTCATGGAGATAATTTGGCGGGAAGGAACGTCCGTGATTCTGCAGTTTATGGACCGTTGGCCTCATGGGTTT belongs to Emcibacter sp. and includes:
- a CDS encoding LysR family transcriptional regulator; the encoded protein is MRFRQIEVFHAVMTSGTVTKAAKNLRVSQPSVTSSLQQTEQEIGFPLFDRTGGRLTPTAEARILFEEVNRAHDSLVAIERLCGRLKEGAAGHIRVAATPAISQRLLPIAITRFQKQHKRFTFDISSEHSPVILSNLDERPMSYHMGFTFGQDDLDGIGSIKIADLPVYCAVPAKWVSRMPVKPKDNEPIDLELLRDFPCVELYENEPLGQRARSLFLSAGVSPQNVVRVHDHHMAASLVHNEIGFAILDALAIHNLVRSEQNPGIVTFPLRGKPVLPVTSVFSQKRSLSYPMRYFVDCVVSAIKEVA
- a CDS encoding aspartate aminotransferase family protein, giving the protein MGQVFYRSPKHTYPCVARGQGVYLYDTAGKAYLDGSGGAAVSCLGHGNAEVIEAVREQVGKVAFAHTAFFTNEPQEQLAAKLAARFGEKDARVYFLSGGSEANETAVKLARQYWFALGQTERSVVISREQSYHGNTLGALSLSGNPGRRITYGPMLHDWPRIDPCYAYRHQGADETEQAYGQRCANVLETAILETGPEKVAAFIAEPVVGATLGVVPAAEGYFRRIREICDKYNILLILDEVMSGCGRTGSYFAFEQEGIQPDIISIAKGLGAGYQPLGATICRAFIHDAIVENTGSFAHGHTYVGHPTACAAGVAVMEVIETQGLLDRATATGEKIRAGLRERFADFPHVGDVRGRGMFIGIELVQDPETKEPPAPSLKLPEKLKNTAMDRGLICYPGGGTADGWKGAHILLAPPFIYEDRHVEELIDKLDDVIRSQKYI
- a CDS encoding 3-keto-5-aminohexanoate cleavage protein, translating into MTSDFRAFARDKIMIMAAPNGARRTHADHPALPMTPGELAECAEQVMAAGASVLHLHVRNDDGSHSLDADRYRAAIGAIRDRVGDGLVLQATTEAVGIYNRDQQMAMVRDLRPEAVSLALRELCPTDAEEQEAGDFFDWCVREQIWPQYILYSPEEAARFERLRRKGLFGQEHPSALFVLGRYSADLTGDVQQILSFLNVVEEASVPWTCCCFGRTEAQAMLEAACRGGHTRIGFENNLELEDGSPAPNNAALIRQLVDSLPLSNRTAANADEVRSIFCS
- a CDS encoding YqaA family protein, translated to MFNKLYNKTLQLADRPHALTTLAIISFIESSFFPIPPDILLIPMVLAAPTRAWKIAFVCTLSSVLGGLFGYYIGYALFDVVGQPLLEFYGYEEKFSAFTAKYNEWGAWIVAFFGLTPFPYKVITIASGVTQLSLPTFILASVISRAVRFFLVAALLRKYGEPIKAFIEKRLGLLTTLFFIILFGGFMALKYL
- a CDS encoding disulfide bond formation protein B yields the protein MSILTRTGCAIIMTIRTCPSRTAILFSAAMLAGAWSFEVFGGYPPCDLCWTQRYAHMGIIALALFLIILHQMTTIPARILDFLLVPALFTTAGIGAYHAGVEYKWWQGPTDCTAQSIGGSFDPDQFMQALQNAPIVSCDEVVWELFGISMAGYNFLLTLGMGLLILFALTRKDNGKEHA
- a CDS encoding demethoxyubiquinone hydroxylase family protein; its protein translation is MGKNMPEKRKTKTTADCRLPGDLNREQLLARFLRVDHAGEYGAVRIYQGQLAVLGDKHPKSAMIRHMKEQEDVHLDRFNNLLNERNVRPTAITPLWHIAGFALGAGTALLGEKAAMACTEAVEEVIDQHYSAQIEQLGDEEKDLAEELEKFRQEEAEHHDLAVENGARETPGYTLLSGMIKLGCRTAIKIAERI